The proteins below come from a single Felis catus isolate Fca126 chromosome A1, F.catus_Fca126_mat1.0, whole genome shotgun sequence genomic window:
- the LOC111557751 gene encoding translation initiation factor IF-2-like translates to MIHLCLAHLLQGNLLPPLPSRSSSRAVSCALAFKEKREQVGTELLTESSSPCSFPNLAVLPAASSCGEDGDTARAPGVGRGGGCGGRERGQETAEEQSARSARRPPLGEGGEGRTDGPAGRTSSPRGPSRPLTTSLPAAFAAAASSPAARRAPLGPRDGSAPRPPTPSRGSEAVAASRSLPRTGGGTALASGSPRLLPRPPQPAPPPRSAHAGGADPGSSAFSSASGRWRRRQRRASGRPGRRCSAERELEAGGGLGEAGFCVCDRHVDSFCGIELTVVSSAQHFNSNKQMPPLLERFGIYEREILLPKGTN, encoded by the exons ATGATTCACTTGTGTTTGGCACATTTGTTGCAAGGAAATCTCCTCCCGCCGCTTCCTTCTCGGAGCTCCTCTAGGGCTGTCTCCTGTGCTTTGGCCTTTAAGGAGAAGCGAGAGCAGGTGGGCACAGAGCTGCTCACCGagtcctcctccccctgctccttccctaATTTAGCAGTACTTCCGGCCGC GTCCTCCTGCGGGGAGGATGGAGACACAGCGCGAGCACCTGGTGTGGGGCGCGGAGGAGGCTGTGGCGGCCGGGAGCGGGGCCAGGAGACAGCGGAGGAGCAGAGCGCACGGTCCGCCCGCCGCCCGCCActaggggaggggggggaaggacGGACTGACGGACCTGCAGGCCGGACTAGCTCCCCACGAGGGCCGTCTCGGCCCCTGACCACCAGCCTTCCCGCCGCCTTCGCGGCTGCTGCTTCCTCTCCCGCCGCCCGTAGGGCCCCGCTGGGCCCTAGGGACGGGTCAGCGCCCCGGCCCCCGACGCCTTCCCGCGGCTCAGAGGCGGTGGCCGCCTCCCGCTCCCTCCCACGAACGGGGGGAGGGACCGCTCTCGCCTCCGGttctccccgcctcctcccccgccctccgCAGCCCGCTCCGCCGCCGCGCTCTGCTCACGCGGGCGGCGCTGACCCGGGAAGCAGCGCCTTCAGCTCCGCGAGCGGCCGGTGGAGGCGGAGGCAGCGGCGGGCTTCAGGCCGCCCGGGCCGGCGCTGCTCTGCCGAGCGGGAGCTCGAGGCCGGCGGAG GACTCGGTGAAGCTGGATTCTGCGTTTGCGACAGACACGTAGACTCATTTTGTGGAATAGAGTTGACCGTTGTCTCCTCCGCGCAGCATTTTAACTCTAATAAGCAAATGCCACCTCTGCTTGAACGTTTTGGTATTTACGAGAGAGAAATCCTTTTACCTAAGGGAACTAATTGA